One Pyrus communis chromosome 13, drPyrComm1.1, whole genome shotgun sequence genomic window carries:
- the LOC137713290 gene encoding uncharacterized protein At3g28850-like: MGCSASRPLTLLTKNPEQNSQIAPTSFQDSSNSSPLLPTSRRALSISSAPLVHHPPLRKGDTHHLVSLTSTTYGSLRLDPPSPLNPLLNLNGHDSPEHHPHPQQHSTSSPDSVINTWELMDGLNDSDFHSHFSAKHPIYDRPIAFPEKATSCSYSRRPFDSFESAKYSEVKVEHALPAPSSSSSNSKPLWQHLSEESLLSKMDPNVVLTYRRALSSRQLGDSSNNRCNVVRSFTCTSTPLLHSPFSNPCFCLPGAEDKIVIYFTTLRGIRKTYEDCCAVRMIFRGFRVAVDERDVSMDSEYRKELQNAVGDKVVSLPQVFVRGKYVGGAEEVKQLNEAGELGKLLRGFPVRDGGFVCEGCGDARFAPCPTCNGSRKLFDEDEGELRRCQDCNENGLIRCPACCL, from the coding sequence atggggtgcTCTGCTTCAAGACCCCTCACCCTTCTAACCAAAAACCCAGAACAGAATTCACAAATTGCTCCTACTTCCTTCCAAGACTCTTCAAATTCCTCCCCACTTCTCCCCACCTCCAGAAGAGCTCTCTCAATCTCCTCCGCCCCTCTCGTCCACCACCCTCCTCTCCGAAAAGGCGACACTCACCACCTCGTCTCCCTCACCTCCACCACCTACGGCTCCCTCCGTCTCGACCCTCCATCTCCCTTAAACCCCCTCCTCAATCTCAACGGTCACGATTCTCCTGAACATCACCCCCACCCCCAACAACACTCCACCTCCTCCCCCGACTCCGTCATCAACACCTGGGAACTCATGGATGGTCTCAACGACTCCGATTTCCACTCCCATTTCTCTGCAAAACACCCCATTTATGACCGCCCCATCGCTTTTCCCGAGAAGGCCACTTCTTGCAGTTACTCAAGAAGACCGTTTGATTCTTTCGAATCGGCGAAATACTCGGAAGTAAAGGTTGAGCACGCATTGCCagccccttcttcttcttcgtcgaaTTCAAAGCCTCTGTGGCAGCATTTATCCGAGGAATCGTTGTTGTCGAAAATGGACCCCAATGTGGTCTTGACTTACAGAAGAGCATTGTCCTCTAGACAGTTGGGCGACAGCAGCAACAACCGATGCAATGTTGTAAGATCATTCACTTGTACTAGTACACCTTTGCTACATTCCCCATTTTCAAATCCTTGTTTTTGTCTTCCGGGCGCTGAGGATAAAATCGTTATCTACTTCACCACATTGAGAGGAATTCGAAAGACTTACGAGGATTGTTGCGCCGTTCGGATGATATTTAGGGGATTTAGAGTGGCAGTAGACGAGAGGGACGTTTCAATGGACTCGGAGTACAGGAAAGAGTTGCAAAACGCGGTTGGGGACAAGGTGGTGAGTCTGCCACAAGTGTTTGTTAGAGGCAAGTATGTTGGAGGCGCAGAGGAGGTTAAGCAACTCAACGAGGCCGGAGAATTGGGGAAGCTTTTGAGGGGGTTTCCGGTGAGGGATGGCGGGTTTGTTTGCGAAGGATGTGGGGATGCAAGGTTTGCACCGTGCCCGACATGTAATGGCAGCCGAAAGCTGTTTGATGAGGATGAAGGGGAACTGAGGAGATGCCAGGATTGCAACGAAAACGGGTTGATTAGGTGCCCTGCTTGCTGCTTGTGA